Proteins from one Anopheles nili chromosome 2, idAnoNiliSN_F5_01, whole genome shotgun sequence genomic window:
- the LOC128732156 gene encoding MORN repeat-containing protein 4 homolog, producing the protein MMESIQTGVVKCGGYRYDDGTRYIGDWNQRGQKHGMGSMMFSDGTRYDGAFSNGVCSGLGVMCFPDGAKYEGEFMQGWFHGHGVFWRADGMKYEGEFRGGRIWGLGLITFSDQSHGFPRNEGFFQDCRLVRKKRCPDVINRAQKVALMARAQCDQGN; encoded by the exons ATGATGGAAAGCATCCAGACAGGAGTGGTCAAATGTGGCGGCTATCGGTACGACGATGGAACGCGTTACATTGGTGATTGGAATCAGCGAGGCCAGAAACACGGCATGGGCTCGATGATGTTCTCCGACGGGACCCGCTATGATGGAGCTTTCAGCAACGGTGTATGCTCCGGGCTTGGCGTGATG TGTTTTCCCGACGGAGCAAA GTATGAGGGCGAGTTCATGCAGGGCTGGTTCCACGGTCATGGTGTATTCTGGCGGGCAGATGGCATGAAATACGAAGGCGAATTCCGCGGAGGACGTATCTGGGGCCTGGGACTGATCACGTTCAGCGATCAGAGCCACGGATTCCCACGCAACGAAGGCTTTTTCCAGGACTGCCGGTTAGTGCGGAAAAAGCGCTGTCCAGACGTCATTAATCGGGCGCAGAAAGTGGCCTTAATGGCTCGGGCCCAGTGCGATCAGGGTAACTAA
- the LOC128721355 gene encoding tight junction protein ZO-1, which yields MADETAEVRSLLMRHRLSIARDLIGTSLLQVLLKAGVLTAAQEKQLHGEPSLDARCDQLIELIARDGFEKFKQFCYAIESECSQLIADLINDKLSQPDDDDDDEDDEKRKEVDDAANVTAIVTTSGAGATVEPNLEGALKASAANDILPPGVTLDDSSLKNGRDTIDSNRSRRSTSYCGTSTPTPMTVPINNAASSRRSSLISATASAASSQLQQPPPIPQLPSKVVVGATGPRLDLGVCESKFAVSNNNFNNSSMSNGSSSSNNQSNNLQGISASGSSSTNGVPDASVLSSIRQALGQGHIPPSNKRLQKSKSAAYSYFNPKRFSSPPFGEITGGTTDRRLNLKNKTASLFRSKSKKEQRMYRSMNETIEVLADQVVEDEKVVERTSWDYSTVTLSRVTGYGFGIAVSGGRDNPHFANGDPSIAVSDVLKNGPAEGQLQVNDRIISVNGVSLENVEYATAVQVLRDSGNTVTLMVKRRVPNHGLMHPLPGANMLPMAGPGVGGPAGPAGGMGPVPPGVGMNSHQHQHSLSSTGLGLNNGSQQQIKVIVTKASKKDDFGIVLGCRLFIREISSKTKDQLAANGYSLQEGDLVTRIHNTNCNDAMSLKEAKKIIDGCKERLTLAVLREPNGIGGSYGGVGGAAGTGSGMQSPVYSHTAQVSNCSNMDDSYLNGPGGSYSGQNLYVQPPTRPSAMSTLLVDDKSNLTPRGRSRGPLTDISLQQLDRPSTPPGTSSRTADGVGHSRSRSVVDEPPRPPPPRGEDFYATRRQLLDEKPPTTEPRYITFQKEGSVGIRLTGGNEVGIFVTAVQQNSPASAQGLVPGDKILKVNDMDMNGVTREEAVLFLLSLQDRIDLIVQYCKEEFDNITAQQRGDSFHIKTHFHCDTPTKGELTFKAGDVFRVIDTLYNGVVGAWQVLRIGRGHQELQRGVIPNKARAEELATVQFNASKKELNASESRVSFFRRRRSTHRRSKSLSRENWDDVVFSDAISKFPAYERVVLRHPGFVRPVVIFGPVADIARDRLMKDFADKYTAPLQDDDKGSSKCGGIVRLSNIRDIMDRGKHALLDVTPNAVDRLNYAQFYPIVIFLKADTKHTIKQMRQGLPKSAHKSSKKLFEQCQKLERVWSHVFSTTINLNDPDTWYRKLRDSIDQQQSGAVWMSETKPVESLSDDFLFPMTTSRLSYASSPESDLELSPGPSASLSLGNLPQLVKSSSDPSIATNQDNLERDRELGDGMPPPYTNPYEHAPHSRRMTVDNKYGFSSSKNNGPAPMPAEDAIYGSSSSRPAPPLQGSSNGSHFGTVPDLPPRIDRASKPANAPGAPSTSGSSLPSRNSSSGGTLGRSAQERLFGNGKQSSTDALHDPTSAHDEYSSRNQLLGLGPGDKRPALPSMVNGGTIAAGTGSSLERNPNANTSLDRSGGSRSAGHHHPASVGSNTNTPSKANGSYDSVSSYDSYNTSSQLTAQNMRLGPNAPDDLKSVPNTRNGSHPMSANQSGLSEYGRNPSLNNTASDMLLTTARSNYNGAPVHETLNQRNSGDRTGGNMNMPQRPTNLVLDSPRKHMIETKTDYGKYSRNNSASQADYSKPNKGPGMIGSPGPPPGAMGPNGANGAPFKPVPPPKPKNYRPPIGGGSGSNGSGMHHSGQWDSGEPISPRSPDGFYYPPMASSHYHQAMAHNVPSSPNNGGSHAPPMHPYNPYAVGNGAAGGNGGPMYNGNANGSHSYMSNGVRDMGAMGASNGYNNGNAQYPYGNTYMHRGNGAGTHGIGNMPALHPSDRHALDLAGSREQRGSAFELYRKPQLGTVVGHHHNIRDMEPMMSIHEFNQHQQHLIHQQRMRQLQQQPLPPIPGPAPRVGYGGGHDPSLPPELPAKPPKKNILKSPLKAIKNAFIKSTRPLRRQVSLVGDSDKKSLRPILKRQHSMMEPRSSRMSNMRRPDQQQQHYDQRQMYAQEQQAYYNDPRYGSSYQGPYSPQPVRGFQRHEPYYPKDANSTYQNLELESMYGSNGAHGRSYYDPDQPDGQGYYPQAENLYANRALIELERGRGPLGPGATVSTLGRRIVRRHSMADRTVPSPSFSQLNRRRMGSERAPHHAPITDHHRMAMGNANVSHSSAHDESIYQSKSGSYLYNEAREHTRRTFEDPVYQSRREMHRDHLYQSKKQMQDRIQQSRMVEMHPQSQQQQQQQAGSSPASGNGSSSMGGTTTSAASDRFMRNQGLAGTASGSCSSSPNSPSSSSCKSGYSSSRNGGEMRERRSQMRDQIYQSRKEAMESMAEPVYVSRRELKHEPIYESKNEHDSERVTGQQGCDPPVAAMEQLSMTTIDTPSDSVQQQDVACDTTVVEGESASVPAVAKVHNLGAPLAAEEDDDDEDEMDENERSEERTLTVSNQNDSGFEKQTSAGGNGPTATSSPVPVPPLGTPKSVRATHLSNFLKRTAPPVMPPPPPPTNRPPRPEAPVYVSRTSIETQYTSQATGSQMSLPIGPPNATSTPFASELSLGLPPPRQPITRRGLFDASGGSLADPIWNVSLHIPPGAIAPGVQQEIYFTVTDPRLSESVGGPPLDMENGETMLSPLVMCGPQGTEFLKPVTLNIPHCAGRTASLGLSLKATDSEKNLQTDWEDIDLPSNTAAHTVSVKVDHF from the exons GGACACGATTGATTCAAATCGCTCACGAAGAAGCACCAGCTACTGTGGAACATCCACTCCGACACCAATGACGGTGCCGATCAATAATGCTGCATCGTCCCGTCGATCGTCTCTCATCTCAGCTACGGCTTCGGCTGCCAGCAGTCAACTGCAGCAGCCACCTCCTATTCCACAGTTACCTTCGAAGGTGGTAGTCGGTGCAACTGGCCCTCGTCTCGATCTCGGGGTTTGCGAGAGCAAGTTCGCTGTTTCGAACAACAATTTTAATAACTCTTCCATGAGCAatggaagcagcagcagcaataacCAAAGCAACAACCTGCAGGGCATTAGCGCTTCCGGCAGCTCAAGCACGAACGGAGTTCCCGATGCTAGTGTGCTTAGTAGCATACGACAGGCGCTGGGGCAAGGACATATTCCGCCGTCGAACAAGCGGCTGCAAAAGTCCAAATCGGCCGCCTATTCTTACTTTAACCCGAAACGGTTCAGTTCGCCGCCGTTCGGTGAAATCACGGGAGGTACCACCGATCGAAGGCTCAACCTAAAGAACAAAACTGCTAGCCTGTTCAGGAGCAAGTCGAAAAAGGAGCAACGAATGTATCGATCCATGAACGAGACGATTGAGGTGCTAGCGGACCAGGTGGTTGAAGATGAGAAGGTG GTGGAGCGGACGTCATGGGACTATAGCACGGTGACCCTTTCCCGTGTGACCGGCTACGGGTTTGGTATAGCCGTGTCGGGAGGTCGAGACAATCCACATTTCGCGAACGGTGATCCATCAATCGCTGTAAGCGACGTGCTGAAGAACGGTCCTGCCGAGGGTCAACTACA GGTAAACGATCGCATCATTTCGGTGAATGGCGTGTCGCTGGAGAATGTAGAGTACGCCACGGCCGTGCAGGTGTTACGTGACAGTGGCAACACCGTGACACTGATGGTGAAACGTCGAGTACCCAACCATGGTCTGATGCATCCACTTCCGGGCGCAAACATGCTTCCGATGGCGGGTCCGGGAGTCGGAGGTCCTGCCGGACCGGCGGGTGGGATGGGACCTGTACCGCCCGGTGTTGGAATGAATTCgcatcagcaccagcacaGCCTCAGCTCGACCGGGTTGGGACTTAATAATGGATCTCAGCAGCAAATCAAAGTGATCGTCACGAAGGCGAGCAAGAAGGACGATTTCGGCATCGTCCTTGGGTGCAGATTGTTCATACGG GAAATATCATCCAAAACTAAAGATCAACTCGCAGCCAACGGATACTCGCTGCAGGAAGGAGATCTGGTCACGCGCATCCACAACACCAACTGCAACGATGCGATGAGTCTGAAGGAAGCCAAGAAGATCATCGACGGGTGTAAGGAGCGTCTGACACTTGCGGTCCTGCGAGAACCAAATGGCATCGGCGGAAGTTACGGAGGCGTTGGTGGAGCAGCAGGAACTGGTTCTGGAATGCAATCGCCCGTCTATTCGCACACGGCGCAGGTCTCAAATTGCAGCAACATGGACGATAGCTATCTGAACGGACCGGGTGGCTCGTACTCGGGTCAGAACCTGTACGTGCAACCTCCAACGAGACCGTCCGCCATGAGCACGCTTCTAGTTGACGACAAGAGCAACCTAACACCGCGAGGTCGTTCGAGAGGTCCTCTGACGGATATATCACTGCAGCAGCTCGATCGTCCCAGTACACCCCCGGGAACTTCGAGTCGTACCGCGGATGGCGTAGGACATTCCCGATCGCGCAGTGTCGTAGACGAACCGCCAAGACCACCGCCTCCACGAGGTGAAGATTTCTACGCCACGCGTCGCCAACTACTGGACGAGAAGCCACCGACTACCGAACCACGGTACATCACATTCCAGAAGGAGGGTTCGGTGGGCATCCGGTTAACGGGAGGCAACGAGGTGGGCATTTTTGTGACGGCCGTGCAACAGAACAGTCCCGCATCGGCTCAGGGACTAGTGCCTGGGGATAAAATCCTGAAAGTGAACGATATGGACATGAACGGCGTTACCAGAGAAGAAGCCGTCCTGTTCCTGCTCAGCCTGCAAGACCGCATCGATCTGATCGTGCAGTACTGTAAGGAGGAGTTCGACAACATCACCGCCCAACAGCGGGGCGATTCGTTCCACATCAAGACACACTTTCACTGTGACACACCGACGAAAGGCGAGCTCACGTTCAAGGCGGGTGATGTGTTTCGGGTGATAGACACGCTGTACAACGGTGTAGTGGGAGCCTGGCAAGTACTGCGCATCGGACGTGGCCACCAGGAACTTCAGCGTGGCGTCATACCCAACAAAGCCCGAGCGGAAGAACTAGCCACGGTTCAGTTCAACGCCAGCAAGAAAGAACTAAATGCTTCCGAGTCGCGAGTTAGCTTCTTCCGAAGACGCCGCTCGACGCATCGTCGCTCGAAGTCGTTGTCACGCGAAAACTGGGATGACGTTGTGTTTTCGGACGCCATCTCGAAGTTCCCGGCGTACGAGCGTGTGGTCCTGCGACATCCGGGCTTCGTGCGGCCGGTCGTCATCTTCGGACCGGTTGCGGACATTGCGCGCGATCGGTTAATGAAGGACTTCGCCGATAAGTACACCGCGCCGCTACAGGACGATGACAAGGGTTCGTCTAAGTGTGGAGGCATCGTTCGGTTGTCGAATATACGCGACATCATGGACCGGGGAAAGCACGCGTTGCTGGACGTGACGCCGAACGCGGTCGATCGGTTGAACTACGCGCAGTTCTACCCGATAGTGATATTTTTGAAGGCCGACACCAAGCACACGATCAAGCAGATGCGCCAGGGACTCCCGAAATCGGCCCACAAAAGCAGCAAGAAGCTGTTTGAGCAGTGCCAAAAGCTGGAGCGAGTCTGGTCGCACGTCTTCAGCACGACGATCAATCTGAACGATCCAGATACCTGGTACCGGAAGCTGAGGGACTCCATCGATCAGCAGCAAAGCGGTGCCGTGTGGATGTCGGAGACTAAG CCCGTAGAATCCCTGTCCGACGATTTCCTCTTCCCGATGACCACCTCCCGTCTTTCCTACGCCTCGAGTCCAGAGTCGGATCTGGAGCTGAGTCCGGGTCCGTCGGCGTCACTTTCATTGGGCAACTTACCACAGCTGGTGAAATCCAGCTCAGACCCATCGATTGCCACTAATCAGGATAACTTGGAAAGGGATAGAGAACTCGGTGACGGAATGCCACCACCATACACG AATCCTTACGAACATGCGCCACACTCCCGCCGAATGACCGTGGACAATAAGTATGGGTTCTCGTCAAGCAAAAACAATGGTCCTGCGCCAATGCCCGCCGAAGACGCTATCTACGGATCGTCTTCATCCCGTCCGGCACCTCCATTGCAGGGATCATCAAATGGTTCCCATTTCGGAACGG ttCCGGACCTACCGCCTCGCATCGACAGGGCATCGAAACCAGCAAACGCACCCGGCGCACCCAGCACGTCAGGATCGTCATTGCCGTCGCGAAACTCGAGCTCCGGTGGTACACTTGGACGATCAGCTCAGGAGCGTCTCTTTGGCAATGGCAAGCAATCGTCGACGGATGCGTTGCACGATCCAACATCTGCACATGATGAATACAGCAGCCGAAATCAGCTGCTAGGACTCGGACCAGGAGATAAAAGACCCGCGCTTCCATCGATGGTGAACGGTGGAACGATCGCTGCCGGCACCGGTAGCTCACTGGAGCGTAATCCCAACGCAAACACGTCCTTGGATCGAAGTGGAGGAAGCCGTTCTGCCggtcatcatcatcctgcTTCGGTtggcagcaacaccaacacgcCAAGCAAAGCGAACGGATCGTACGACAGCGTTTCTAGCTACGATTCGTACAACACGTCGTCTCAGCTGACCGCACAGAATATGAGGTTAGGACCCAATGCACCCGATGATCTGAAATCGGTGCCAAA TACCCGTAATGGATCCCACCCGATGTCGGCAAACCAATCTGGCCTCTCGGAATACGGACGCAATCCATCGTTAAACAACACCGCATCCGACATGTTGCTGACAACTGCCAGAAGCAACTATAATG GTGCTCCAGTGCATGAAACACTAAACCAGCGGAACTCTGGTGATCGTACCGGAGGTAACATGAACATGCCACAAAGACCGACCAACCTCGTGCTGGACAGCCCGAGAAAGCACATgattgaaacgaaaacggaTTACGGCAAATACAG TCGGAATAATTCGGCCTCGCAAGCAGACTACTCGAAACCGAACAAAGGACCCGGAATGATTGGTTCTCCAGGACCACCTCCCGGTGCGATGGGACCCAACGGAGCGAACGGAGCGCCATTCAAGCCTGTGCCTCCACCTAAGCCCAAAAACTACAGGCCACCAATCGGTGGAGGTTCAGGTAGCAATGGATCTGGAATGCATCATTCCGGCCAATGGGATAGTGGG GAACCAATCTCACCTCGCTCTCCTGACGGGTTCTATTATCCTCCGATGGCATCGTCACATTACCACCAAGCCATGGCCCATAATGTGCCCAGCTCACCGAACAACGGTGGCTCTCATGCACCGCCAATGCATCCGTACAATCCGTACGCGGTTGGAAACGGTGCTGCCGGCGGAAACGGAGGACCAATGTACAACGGAAACGCCAATGGTAGTCACTCGTACATGAGCAATGGTGTCAGGGACATGGGGGCAATGGGTGCAAGCAATGGTTATAACAACGGTAACGCACAGTACCCCTACGGCAATACTTACATGCATAGAGGTAATGGGGCTGGAACTCATGGCATAG GCAACATGCCAGCACTACATCCTTCCGATCGACACGCACTCGACCTAGCCGGAAGCCGAGAGCAACGTGGATCAGCTTTCGAGCTGTACCGCAAGCCTCAGTTGGGAACGGTGGTAGGGCACCATCACAATATACG AGACATGGAGCCGATGATGTCGATCCATGAGTtcaaccagcaccagcagcatctgATACACCAACAGCGAATGCGCCAGTTGCAACAACAACCGTTGCCACCGATACCAGGCCCAGCGCCTCGTGTGGGCTACGGAGGTGGTCATGATCCCTCGCTTCCACCGGAACTGCCGGCCAAACCGCCCAAGAAGAACATACTAAAGTCGCCCCTGAAGGCTATCAAGAACGCGTTCATTAAATCCACTCGCCCGTTACGGCGACAGGTGAGTCTGGTGGGAGACTCCGACAAGAAGTCCCTCAGACCGATACTGAAACGGCAGCATTCGATGATGGAACCACGATCGTCACGAATGTCGAACATGCGTAGACCtgatcagcagcaacagcactaTGATCAACGTCAGATGTATGCACAGGAACAGCAGGCGTACTATAACGATCCGCGCTACGGGTCGTCGTACCAGGGACCGTACTCACCTCAACCGGTGCGTGGTTTTCAGCGGCATGAGCCGTACTATCCGAAAGATGCGAACAGCACGTACCAGAACCTGGAACTGGAATCGATGTACGGAAGCAACGGAGCTCACGGTAGATCGTATTATGATCCCGATCAGCCAGACGGCCAGGGATACTACCCGCAGGCTGAGAATCTGTACGCTAACCGAGCGCTAATTGAGCTGGAACGTGGTAGAGGACCATTAGGTCCAGGAGCGACCGTTAGCACGCTAGGACGAAGGATTGTACGTCGTCACAGTATGGCCGATCGTACAGTTCCATCACCGAGTTTTAGCCAGTTGAACCGACGACGAATGGGATCAGAAAGGGCACCACATCACGCTCCGATAACTGACCACCACCGGATGGCGATGGGCAACGCCAACGTTAGTCACAGTTCAGCACACGACGAGTCCATCTACCAGAGTAAGAGTGGATCTTACCTGTACAATGAAGCCCGCGAGCACACGCGCAGGACGTTCGAGGATCCTGTGTACCAGAGCCGGCGAGAGATGCACCGAGATCATCTGTATCAAAGCAAGAAACAGATGCAGGATCGCATCCAACAGAGCAGGATGGTCGAGATGCATCCACAatctcaacagcagcaacaacaacaggcaGGATCTTCGCCAGCCTCGGGTAATGGCAGCAGTTCGATGGGTGGTACAACTACGTCGGCGGCAAGCGATCGATTCATGCGCAACCAAGGTCTTGCCGGAACTGCGAGTGGGTCCTGTTCTAGCTCACCGAACTCGCCCTCAAGCAGTTCATGCAAGAGCGGGTACTCCTCATCACGCAATGGAGGTGAAATGCGCGAAAGACGGTCGCAGATGCGTGACCAGATCTACCAATCGCGCAAGGAGGCGATGGAATCGATGGCAGAACCGGTGTATGTGTCCCGGAGAGAGCTCAAACACGAACCAATCTACGAATCGAAGAATGAACACGATTCCGAACGAGTTACTGGACAGCAAGGATGTGATCCTCCGGTGGCTGCAATGGAGCAGCTTAGTATGACAACAATCGACACACCGTCTGACTCTGTGCAACAGCAGGATGTTGCTTGTGACACAACCGTTGTTGAAGGCGAGTCCGCAAGCGTTCCAGCAGTTGCGAAGGTTCACAATCTAGGTGCTCCGTTGGCTGCCGAAgaagatgacgacgacgaagatgaGATGGACGAAAATGAACGGAGCGAAGAACGAACGCTTACCGTGAGCAATCAGAATGACTCCGGATTCGAGAAGCAGACTTCAGCTGGTGGAAATGGCCCCACAGCAACGTCCTCGCCCGTTCCCGTACCTCCGTTAGGGACCCCAAAAAGCGTCCGGGCAACGCATTTGTCAAACTTTTTGAAACGAACCGCACCTCCAGTaatgccaccaccacctccaccaacaAACCGTCCACCTCGACCGGAAGCACCGGTGTATGTCAGCCGGACATCGATCGAAACGCAGTACACATCACAGGCCACAGGATCGCAGATGAGCCTTCCGATAGGACCTCCGAACGCCACCAGTACACCGTTCGCGAGTGAACTTTCGCTTGGGTTGCCTCCACCGAGACAACCGATTACTCGGCGTGGGCTGTTTGACGCTTCCGGCGGAAGCTTGGCCGATCCGATCTGGAACGTGTCGCTGCATATCCCGCCAGGAGCGATCGCACCAGGCGTTCAGCAGGAGATCTACTTCACCGTCACTGACCCGCGGTTGAGCGAGAGCGTCGGTGGGCCACCACTGGATATGGAgaatg GTGAAACGATGCTATCACCGCTCGTAATGTGTGGTCCTCAAGGAACTGAATTCCTTAAGCCGGTTACGCTCAACATACCACACTGTGCCGGACGCACAGCGTCCTTAGGGCTGTCCCTCAAAGCCACGGACAGCGAGAAGAATCTGCAGACCGACTGGGAGGATATCGACCTGCCCAGCAACACGGCGGCCCATACCGTTTCGGTGAAAGTGGACCATTTTTAG